The Ferrimonas balearica DSM 9799 genome includes the window CAGTACCGGCTGCAGATACACCCAGTCGATGGTGATGGCCGGGTTGCTCAGGTACTCGGCCCAGTACACCAGCAGATGCAGCAGCAGTGACAACGAGGCCACCACCAGCAGCTGCTGGAACAGCGCAAAATGACGCAGCTTCTGATACTGCATCGCCACCAGGTAGGCGGTGATGGAGAGGGCCAGGCCACGCACCCCAAGGGTGCCACCCACCAGCACATCCAGCACCACGCCAACAAAACAGGCGGACAGGATATTAAAACGATGCGGCAACGCCAGCACCCAGTAGCTGACCGTCAGCAGCACCCAGTCGGGGCGTGCTGCGGCGACCGCCGGAGGCAGGGGCATCACCTGAAGTAACAGGGCCGCGAGGATGGTCAGCCAGATGATGGCCCGACCGGACGCGCGTTCGTGACTCATTCTGGCGCCTCCTCAGTCCACAACAGCAACAGATAACGCAGCCGATCCAGATCGGCGTTGGGCTCAGCCCGGACGATGGCAAAGGTCTGCCCTTCGGTGCGCTCCACTTCGGTCACCCGGGCCACCGGATACCCCTCAGGGAAACGGCCACCCAAACCGGAGCTGTTGAGCCAGTCACCCACCTGAATGTCGGTGTTCATCGCCACGTGGGACAGTTCCAGCAGGTCAGTCCGGCCGGAGCCATGCGCCACGGCACGGACGTCGTTACGCGCCACCCGCACCGGAATGGCGTGGGTCAGATCAGAGATCAGCAGCACCCGCGAGGTGGTTTGCCCCACTTCGACCACCTGCCCCACCACGCCCTTGCCGTCCAGCACCGGCTGGCCAACATAGACACCCTGACGGCTGCCCTTGTCAATCAACACCAAGTGCTTAAACGGGTCCTGGTCGACGCTCATCACCTCCGCCACCATACGACGGGAGTCGTGCCGGGTCGGCGAGTCGAGCAGCGTGCGCAGGCGTTGGTTCTCCTGCTCCAGGTGTTCGAGGCGTTGCAGACGCTCACTGATCAGCAACTGCTGCTGGTGCAGGGCGTCGTTCTCGCTCAGCAGTTGCTGGCGAGTCGCGAGGTTGCGAGACAGGTTATCGAGCAATACCGATGGCATCGCTGCCAGGTACTGGATGGGACTGACCAGGGTGGTCAACGCCGCACGGGCGGGCGCCAGCTTATCGTTCAGTAAGACCAGGGCCAAGCAAAACAGTACCGCCAATAGAAGGCGGTACTGCAGGGATAGGCCTCGGAGAAAAAAAGGCTTCATGGACGATCCGTTACTCGTCCGAGAACAGATCACCGCCGTGCATGTCGATCATCTCCAGCGCTTTACCACCGCCGCGGGCCACACAGGTCAGCGGGTCATCGGCCACCACAACCGGGATACCGGTCTCTTCTTGCAGCAGGCGGTCCAGATCTTTCACCAGCGCGCCACCACCGGTCAGCACCATGCCGCGCTCGGAGATGTCGGACGCCAGTTCCGGCGGAGACTGTTCCAGCGCCGTCATCACCGCGCTGACGATGCCGGACAGCGGCTCTTGCAGCGCTTCCAGGATCTCGTTGGAGTTCAGGGTGAAGCTGCGCGGAACCCCTTCAGCCAGGTTGCGGCCGCGAACTTCCAGCTCACGCACTTCGTCGCCCGGGTAAGCGGAGCCGATTTCGTGCTTGATGCGCTCAGCAGTGGCTTCACCAATGAGTGAGCCGTAGTTGCGGCGCACGTAATTGATGATCGCTTCGTCAAACTTGTCGCCACCAACACGAACGGAGGAGGAGTAGACCACACCGTTCAGGGAGATGATGGCCACCTCGGTGGTACCACCACCGATATCGACCACCATGGAACCGGTGGCTTCAGAAACCGGCAGGCCGGCACCGATGGCAGCGGCCATCGGCTCATCGATCAGGTAAACCTCACGGGCACCAGCGCCCATGGCAGATTCACGGATGGCGCGGCGCTCAACCTGGGTAGAACCGCAGGGAACGCAAACCAGCACGCGCGGGCTGGGGCGGAACACGCCATTGTTGTGCACTTGCTTGATAAAGTGCTGAAGCATCTTCTCGGTTACGTAGAAGTCGGCAATCACACCGTCCTTCATCGGACGAATGGCGGTGATATTGCCCGGGGTCCGTCCCAACATCTGCTTCGCTTCGTGACCGACTGCTGCCACGCTTTTCGGGCCAGAGGCACGCTCTTGGCGAATGGCGACCACCGAGGGTTCATTCAGTACGATGCCCTGATCTTTCACATAAATCAGGGTGTTGGCGGTACCCAGGTCGATGGAGAGGTCGTTGGAAAACAGACCACGAACTTTTTTAAACATGTGCCAGACCCGTATTAAATTCTGAGGGAGATGCGGAAAATCAGCTAACTTTACCAACGCCCTGCCCTATCCACAAGCCGCATCTGCTCTGGCTTGCGGGGCTGATCGAGTCAACCCGTGCAGGCGTGTCTGGGATCATTCTTCCAGCCCGGATCGGGCTGCAGGCCCGCCCCAAAACTAGTCGCTCAGCCTTTCCCGCCGAAAAATAACCTTGTCATGTCCACGATAGCGACCAAATGTCACCCGAGCTTTCGGATTGCATAATCGGTCAGTGCTGCCATCCGCTGCAACGCACTGACGGGCAACGTCATCCTGAGCCGCTGCACGGCCCCAATACCACTGCAGGTAGTGGGGATAGGCCAGCTGATATTCCACTAATGTGTCCAGCACCCGCCCCGCCGGCGCGATGGTAACGCGCCCCCGGCCCGCAGACAGGGTGCCACCACCACTGACGCTCAGGGCACCGTCGGCCGCACTGAGGCTGCTGGCCCGGTAGGGAGTGCAGCTGTCCAGGCCGTTACGGACGAACTGGCTGCCGTCGTAGTACTCCGCCCGCACCGGCAGGGTCAGCGCCTGGCTTTCAGTACCGTACACGTTATCCAGCACCAACCGGCCGTAGCGCGCCTCCAGACCACCGATGTTTTCAATCACCAGCGCATCGCAGCGGCTGCCGTCGCCGTAACAGATGCCGTCCTGATCGGTCAGGGCTGAGGCGTCGATGGTCATGTCCACTTCGGCGTCGAATGGGGCCACCAGAGCCGGGCTGCGACGATAGGCGATCTGGGTCCCCTCCAGCCACAGCTCCCGGTCTTTGCTGGTGTCCCCCACGTTGTCCTCACGCAGGGTGCCCGCCAGCGCCTCATCGATGGCGGGACGGCCGCTGGCATCGGCATAGCTGCGCGGGGTCAGAGCGGTGGACAGACGCCAGAACGCGCTGTTGTAGTTCTGGGTCACCTGACCATTGGCGTTCACCCCCTTGACGGTCAGTCGCGGTGCCGTGGCAAAGCCCAGCGGCTGAGCCAGATACCCCATGCCGTTGCAGCCCGCCAGGCTGGGCACATTGGGCACCACCGCCAGATAAGCGGGGGTAAAGCGGCCTAGGGTGTCCGCCGAATACGCGGCTATGGTGCGGCCCATATAGTCAATCTGGCGCTGGCCCCCGGCGTTGGCCGCCAGCTGCCAGCGATAGTTGCCCACCTCACTGACCTGAGTCGTGGCCAGCGGCACTTTGTTCAGTTGCACCGGCACCGACACCGAACCGCTGGTGCTGGGTTGACCACCGGAAGGCGCCACCAGTTGTGGCTCTATCGGTACGCCGCTGTGGACAAAGTTCTGCACCACCGGGTTGTCACTGAAGTCGGTATCGCCATCACGCTGCCAACACACCGGCGTTACGCTGACATTGAAGTCCGTGCCCGCCGCCACAAAGGCGCTGCAACTGGCGTCGCCGCTGGCACACAGCGCGTTGCTATCAGGGCTGGACAGGTGCAGCCCGGCTGGCGCCACCACAAAGTCACTGCTGCCCGCCAGTTCAATGTCTTCACCGGACTGATCCTGCTGATACCGGGCCGCCAGTGACAACTGCCCCACATCACTGTAGTTGGCCGCCAGGGTGGCTTCGCCATTGCGGTTAAAGGTCAGGGTGCGGCTCTGGCTGGTATTAAACGGCAGGACCTGACCGCCGAGCCGGAACACCGGGTTGCCCACCGGCGCTGCCGGGCTCAGGGCCGACAGAGTGAAGTCCACCGATTGCGGGCCGGTCATGGCCGGCACGCACTGGCGCGGGTCGCTGTCGCTGGCCCGTACCGCTTTCACCACCAGGGTTTCATCCCGACACCCCAGCGGCGCGCCCGGCTCCAGCAGCAGCGCGCTGCGCTGGTAGTTGATGATGCACTGGTTGCTGCCCACTTCGGTGCCCCCCACCAGGCAGCTGGCCGGTCCGGCCACGCCACCGGTCAGGGATACGTTGACGGCGCCCGGTTGCCCCTGCCACAGCACCGCCGTGGCCTGGCCGGTAACCGTCAGGCTGTTGCCCCCCTCCCAGCCCGTAGCGGGACTCAGGATAACGTTCACCGGCTGGGTGGCCAGTGCGTTGCAGTCGGCGTCGTTGCACACCTTGATGGTGACCGGCTCGCCCTGACAGGTGACGGCATCGCCATCATGTTCAATGCGGTAGTACAGCTGACTCTGTGCGGCGGCCTCGATGGCCAGATAGCCGACGCTTTCGGCGTAGTGGGAGCGCTCCAGATCCAGCGCCTGGTCTTCATCGTTCACCACGCTGAACTGAGTGCTGGTCAACTGACAGCGGCGGGCCCAGCCACCGTCACCCCCATTGCGGGTGTTGCGGTTGCTCCAGAACAGCGGCGGCCGGGCAAAGGGCGCCGGGAAGTCGTTGAGGTGGTTGCACTGGGTTTGCAGGTCGCGGGTGCGCGAGCCACGGTCGTGGGTCAGCCCGGTTCCTGCCGCCACCTGGCGGGTCACGCCGTCCGGCAGGGTGATCTGTCCACCGCCCCAGGCCGCCAGATAGCCAATGGTTTGCTTGCGAGTCAGCTGGGCACTGGTCTCGCTGTGCTCAATGGTGAGCTGGGCCGAACCGGAAGACACACTGCGGGCAGTGACGGTTTGAAACAGGCCCGGCTCCAGACTTTGCATCTGGGTCAGCAGCGCCGGCGTACCACGCTCGCCCGCGGTGAAATTCACGGTCTCCCAGCCACTGCTGATGCCCAGGCTGCTGTCTCCGGCCCGCTTGCCCTGGTAGCGCCCGCTGCTGATACGGCCCACCTCCAGCACCAGTTGGTCATTGCCAGGGCCGCTGTAGCGATGGATCCCTTCTGAGGCCAGCAAATAATCCACGCTGCCCAGCGCACCGGGCACAATGGCGCCACTGCGCCGGGGCGGATCCATCTGGGCGATATTCACACCAACATACTGGCCATTGCTGTCCTGCACATAATCCACCACCCGGACCGTCGTGGCCCCCTGGTTATTGGTATTGGTCGGACTGATGGCCGGGGTCAGAAACAGCACCGGCGGAGTAACCCGCGCCTCGAAACTGACGCTGCCATTGCCGTTGCTGTCCAGCTGAGCGGTACCAAAGGCCAGCAGCGGTGGCGCATTCTCACAGATGCCCGACAGGTCGCCCTTATCCAGAGCGTCCAGGTCGACCATCACGTTACTGTTGCCCTCAGCCTTGTAGTCATCCCCGGCGGCAATCAGCCCCTCGAACTGGACCTGGCCGGTCAGGCTGACGTCGTCATCGGCGTAGAGGATCCCCTTGATTTTGGCCTGAGTGAACACCGCATCACCGTAAACGATGATCACCAGATCTTCCGGTGCACCATTCCAGTTCAGGCTGCCGTGATCAATCTCCAACGAGTTGACGAACAGCCGGGTGCTGACCCCATCCGGCGAGTCCGGGATGGTCAGCTGCGCTTCGCTGTTACCGGAGCCAACGATACTGAGGGTGTCGAAGTAGTAGTCCCGGGTCGGGCTGAGCCGATAGGGCGAGTTACACAGCCCCTGGCCGTTGCACTTGGATTCCACATACAGGGAACCATCCGCCTCCGTATTGGGCGGCAGCACAATGTTGTCCTCATGGTCCCCCGACGGCGGTTTGGTGAAGATCAGATCGCACTGCGCCAATGCCATGGCCAGCGGGGTCCACAGTGTCAGCAACAGGGCCAGTAATGGGCGCCAACTAGTCATACGCCAAAGCCTCTACAGTGCGACTGACTCGCAGGGTATCCGCCCCGCACTCGGCGCTGGCGCTCAATTCAAAACCATGCTGCGCCTCGTCACTAGCAAAAGCCGCACGGTAGTCGCAGGTCACGGTGACCCGGCAACGGTCGAAGGCCGCGCTGTCGGCCAGGCCGTTTCCGGGGCTCAGAGTGGTGTTGGCCGCCGCACACGCGGCGCTGGCCGCAGTGGTGCTCCGGTTAAGAGTTTGCGCCAGCGCCCAGTCGATGCCGCTTTGCGCCGCCGCCCAGCTGCGGGTGCCGGTCACTTCCAGGCCAACGTTGTCGCTCTCCTGAGCCAGGCTGCGCAACAGCGCGGTGCCCAGCAGCAGCATCACGGTCAGGACGAACACCGCCATCACCAGCGCCGAACCGCCCTGATGTTTAAGGCACATTTTCAAGCTGCACCTCCTGAACAAAGCGTTGGTTCTGGTCACCGGCGTTCACCCACCACTGCAACCGCACCAGGTTGTTGCGGCTGAGGCTGGGGGGCACTTCGATAAAGGGACAATCGGGATCGTTGAGGTCGGACCGATCGCAGCCGGTAGTGGCGTTAGTGATCCCCTCGCCCATCAGCACACCATTGCGGCGCAGATCGCCGTTGCCATCCAGCCGCCACTGCACCTCATCGCCCACCAGGTAGTAGCGCTGGGCGGCGGAGAAGGGGCCCGTGGTGAGCGCCGAATCCAGGGTCAATCGCACCCGTTCGCAATCGCTGCCCTGACAGGTCTGGCTGGTGATCTCACGCAGCACCGGCTGGTAGTTGTCCATCAGTGCCAGAGTCTGCCCTTCACAGGGGGCACAACTGCTGGCGGTACAGCAGGCAGGCGCATAGGCCAGGATGGCGTTTCCGGCACCGGGAACCGGCGCGGCCAAGTAGCGTTCCGCGGTCAGGATGGGACGGAAGGTCAGGCTGTTTTGCGTCACCACCACCGAACCGGGCAGTGCATCCCGCACTTCGCGGCTGAGGCGCTGGGCAGCGTAGCGCACATTGCCCAGCTCCTGTTGCCAGGCTTGGCTGTCGACGTAGATCCGGGTGCCAAAGGTGAGAAAGCCGGTCACGCCCAGGGCCAGGATCCCCATCACCAGCATGGTGACCACCAGTTCAATCAGGGTCAGGCCGGTCTGGCGCGGGGCGGCGCAACGTCGGGCGGCGGGCATCAGTAGTTCCCCCGAACCTGGGCAAACTCCAGCCGCTCACCGGCCGGGGAGTTGACGCTCACCTCCACCAGCTTGGCGCCACCGGGCCAGTTTGCCCCCAGCGCGGTGTCCGCCTGGCAGCGCACGGCGATCGACACGGTAAAGCCGTTGTAGAGGTCGCCACCGAGCAGGGCATCGGCCCGGCCGCTGAAGCCATCGAAGCGATCCAGCAGCTCCCAGCTGCCGGGGTCATTGGGGTTGGCAGCGGCCGCCGCGCACACCGCGGCATTGTCGGCGCAGCAGGTCAGGGTGGCGACCGGGCCTCCCCCTACCGGCGTCTGGGTGTCGAGGCGACGACCCGCCAGCTCCGCCAGCACCGCCTGGCCCAGCTGCGCCGCTTTGGCGCGCTGCAGGCCCATGGCGGAACGCTCCGCCAGCGGGAATAGCAGGGTGGCCATCAACACCAGGGCGATGGCCAGCACCACCATGCCGACCACCATCTCGATCAGGGTGAATCCGGCGGTGGGACGCTTACAGGCCATGAACATAGCCCTCGGATTCGATCCGCACGGTTTGCGGACTCTCTCCCACCACGGCGATATCACAGCCGCCGGCGCAGGCACCGGAGGGCCGGCCCAGGCCATCCATGGTGACGTTAAAGGTGGTGCTGCCGGCCAGGGAGAGGGAGGCCCGTTGCAGGGCATAAGGATCCTCACCGGCACAGGGGCCAGTGAGGGAAAATTGGGTCGGGGTCACCGACAAGGTGCAGCTCTGTCCCGCCAACGCCCCCTGTTGCAGACGCCGAAGCTCCGCCACCAGGGCATCCCGGGCGGCAAAGGTGGCAAACTGCGAGGGCCCCAAAAGGCGGGACAGGGCAAACACGCTGAGAATGGTCACCAACACGATGATGGTGACCAGTTCAACCAGAGTGAAGCCCGCCCTGTTGCGCGGGCTGCACGGGTGGCTCATCAGCACTTAGTTTTGATGAGCTCGTAGGTCGGAGTGTCGCCAGCGGCAGCCGGGGCGGTGTACTGAACCGCACACTCGTTGTTGCTGGTGTTGTGGTCGTAGATCAGGAACTCACCAGTGCCCTGGCCAGCCTCGACCTGCCAGGTGGTGTTGGCTTCGGAAGAGATGGTGGCGTCTTCCAGAATGGCCACGATACCGGCGGTGTCTTTGACGTAACCGTTGTAGGTGTTGGTTTCGTCAGTGCCGTCACCGTTCAGATCGATGGTGGCATCGCCCACTTCTTTGCCCTGGATAGCGGCCTTGGAGTAGACCAGAGCGTTACCGCCCTTCAGCGCGCCTTCCACACCGCTCAGGGTGGCCACACGGGCGTCCTTCTGCAGGTTGATGAATTTCGGTGCGGCGGTCACGGCCAGGATGCCGAGGATGATGATCACCACCACCAGTTCGATCAGGGTAAAACCTTGTTGACGTTTCATAGTTGCTCCCAAAGAGACTCTGTTAAGGATCTGATTATCATTTTTCGCCCTCCGGCTTAATGCCGGGTGGCGGGGTTTCCATTACCGACGGCAGCGTGCGCTGGCACGGTCTGCCGTTGTCCTTGTCTGCCACCCTGCGTCACTGGTGAGTGAACACAGGGAGACAGCACTCAGCGGTACGCCCTGGGGGTCGGGGCGAACCGCCGGATTCGTTACTGCGTGATACGACGTCGTAACGCGCTCCCTCAGTTATTGAAGGAGACCACCTGACCGGAAGCCGGGTTGTAGGTAAAGCCTTTACCCACGGTCACGGCGTCGTCACCGGGCACACCGGTGCTGTCGTTCAGGTCCAGCGTTCTGGCCAGGTGGTAGACACACAGGTCAACGTTATCGACGGTGTTGCCATTGGGGTCCACCACGCTGCCACCCTGGCCGCCATCAACGGACACCGCGTAGCGGGCCTGGCGGGCGTCTTCATTGGACAGCACGTTGGCCGGCGGGCTTTGCAGGATGTCGTTAAACACGGTCTGGCAGGCTGCCGCGGTCATGCCCTCCGGGGCGTTGCCACCGCTGGGGTAACCAAACTGGTTGACGTCCACACTGAGGCCATCCACCACAACACTGCCACTGGGACGACCTTCCACTTCCCACTGGGCACGCACAATGCCCACCGCGGAAGCGACGCCACCGGCGACCCCTTCGCTGGAGGCTTTCTCCGCCTCATCCGTCACATTGAGGTAGCGTGGCAGCGCAACCGCCGCCAGGATCCCGAGGATCACCACCACAATCACCATTTCAACAAAGGTAAAACCCCGTTGTTTGTTCATCTGCCCCTCCTTAGATAAGGCCCATGCCAGTCGTCGTTGTCGTATCCGCCTTTCCAAGACGGGGTCTTTCAGTCGTTGCCGGTCA containing:
- the mreC gene encoding rod shape-determining protein MreC → MKPFFLRGLSLQYRLLLAVLFCLALVLLNDKLAPARAALTTLVSPIQYLAAMPSVLLDNLSRNLATRQQLLSENDALHQQQLLISERLQRLEHLEQENQRLRTLLDSPTRHDSRRMVAEVMSVDQDPFKHLVLIDKGSRQGVYVGQPVLDGKGVVGQVVEVGQTTSRVLLISDLTHAIPVRVARNDVRAVAHGSGRTDLLELSHVAMNTDIQVGDWLNSSGLGGRFPEGYPVARVTEVERTEGQTFAIVRAEPNADLDRLRYLLLLWTEEAPE
- a CDS encoding type II secretion system protein, whose translation is MSHPCSPRNRAGFTLVELVTIIVLVTILSVFALSRLLGPSQFATFAARDALVAELRRLQQGALAGQSCTLSVTPTQFSLTGPCAGEDPYALQRASLSLAGSTTFNVTMDGLGRPSGACAGGCDIAVVGESPQTVRIESEGYVHGL
- a CDS encoding type II secretion system protein, with protein sequence MNKQRGFTFVEMVIVVVILGILAAVALPRYLNVTDEAEKASSEGVAGGVASAVGIVRAQWEVEGRPSGSVVVDGLSVDVNQFGYPSGGNAPEGMTAAACQTVFNDILQSPPANVLSNEDARQARYAVSVDGGQGGSVVDPNGNTVDNVDLCVYHLARTLDLNDSTGVPGDDAVTVGKGFTYNPASGQVVSFNN
- a CDS encoding type IV pilus modification PilV family protein produces the protein MACKRPTAGFTLIEMVVGMVVLAIALVLMATLLFPLAERSAMGLQRAKAAQLGQAVLAELAGRRLDTQTPVGGGPVATLTCCADNAAVCAAAAANPNDPGSWELLDRFDGFSGRADALLGGDLYNGFTVSIAVRCQADTALGANWPGGAKLVEVSVNSPAGERLEFAQVRGNY
- a CDS encoding PilW family protein; the encoded protein is MPAARRCAAPRQTGLTLIELVVTMLVMGILALGVTGFLTFGTRIYVDSQAWQQELGNVRYAAQRLSREVRDALPGSVVVTQNSLTFRPILTAERYLAAPVPGAGNAILAYAPACCTASSCAPCEGQTLALMDNYQPVLREITSQTCQGSDCERVRLTLDSALTTGPFSAAQRYYLVGDEVQWRLDGNGDLRRNGVLMGEGITNATTGCDRSDLNDPDCPFIEVPPSLSRNNLVRLQWWVNAGDQNQRFVQEVQLENVP
- a CDS encoding rod shape-determining protein, which codes for MFKKVRGLFSNDLSIDLGTANTLIYVKDQGIVLNEPSVVAIRQERASGPKSVAAVGHEAKQMLGRTPGNITAIRPMKDGVIADFYVTEKMLQHFIKQVHNNGVFRPSPRVLVCVPCGSTQVERRAIRESAMGAGAREVYLIDEPMAAAIGAGLPVSEATGSMVVDIGGGTTEVAIISLNGVVYSSSVRVGGDKFDEAIINYVRRNYGSLIGEATAERIKHEIGSAYPGDEVRELEVRGRNLAEGVPRSFTLNSNEILEALQEPLSGIVSAVMTALEQSPPELASDISERGMVLTGGGALVKDLDRLLQEETGIPVVVADDPLTCVARGGGKALEMIDMHGGDLFSDE
- the mreD gene encoding rod shape-determining protein MreD, with product MSHERASGRAIIWLTILAALLLQVMPLPPAVAAARPDWVLLTVSYWVLALPHRFNILSACFVGVVLDVLVGGTLGVRGLALSITAYLVAMQYQKLRHFALFQQLLVVASLSLLLHLLVYWAEYLSNPAITIDWVYLQPVLITPLLWPWVFWLLRRIRRQFKIR
- a CDS encoding prepilin-type N-terminal cleavage/methylation domain-containing protein; the protein is MKRQQGFTLIELVVVIIILGILAVTAAPKFINLQKDARVATLSGVEGALKGGNALVYSKAAIQGKEVGDATIDLNGDGTDETNTYNGYVKDTAGIVAILEDATISSEANTTWQVEAGQGTGEFLIYDHNTSNNECAVQYTAPAAAGDTPTYELIKTKC
- a CDS encoding DUF6701 domain-containing protein, with translation MTSWRPLLALLLTLWTPLAMALAQCDLIFTKPPSGDHEDNIVLPPNTEADGSLYVESKCNGQGLCNSPYRLSPTRDYYFDTLSIVGSGNSEAQLTIPDSPDGVSTRLFVNSLEIDHGSLNWNGAPEDLVIIVYGDAVFTQAKIKGILYADDDVSLTGQVQFEGLIAAGDDYKAEGNSNVMVDLDALDKGDLSGICENAPPLLAFGTAQLDSNGNGSVSFEARVTPPVLFLTPAISPTNTNNQGATTVRVVDYVQDSNGQYVGVNIAQMDPPRRSGAIVPGALGSVDYLLASEGIHRYSGPGNDQLVLEVGRISSGRYQGKRAGDSSLGISSGWETVNFTAGERGTPALLTQMQSLEPGLFQTVTARSVSSGSAQLTIEHSETSAQLTRKQTIGYLAAWGGGQITLPDGVTRQVAAGTGLTHDRGSRTRDLQTQCNHLNDFPAPFARPPLFWSNRNTRNGGDGGWARRCQLTSTQFSVVNDEDQALDLERSHYAESVGYLAIEAAAQSQLYYRIEHDGDAVTCQGEPVTIKVCNDADCNALATQPVNVILSPATGWEGGNSLTVTGQATAVLWQGQPGAVNVSLTGGVAGPASCLVGGTEVGSNQCIINYQRSALLLEPGAPLGCRDETLVVKAVRASDSDPRQCVPAMTGPQSVDFTLSALSPAAPVGNPVFRLGGQVLPFNTSQSRTLTFNRNGEATLAANYSDVGQLSLAARYQQDQSGEDIELAGSSDFVVAPAGLHLSSPDSNALCASGDASCSAFVAAGTDFNVSVTPVCWQRDGDTDFSDNPVVQNFVHSGVPIEPQLVAPSGGQPSTSGSVSVPVQLNKVPLATTQVSEVGNYRWQLAANAGGQRQIDYMGRTIAAYSADTLGRFTPAYLAVVPNVPSLAGCNGMGYLAQPLGFATAPRLTVKGVNANGQVTQNYNSAFWRLSTALTPRSYADASGRPAIDEALAGTLREDNVGDTSKDRELWLEGTQIAYRRSPALVAPFDAEVDMTIDASALTDQDGICYGDGSRCDALVIENIGGLEARYGRLVLDNVYGTESQALTLPVRAEYYDGSQFVRNGLDSCTPYRASSLSAADGALSVSGGGTLSAGRGRVTIAPAGRVLDTLVEYQLAYPHYLQWYWGRAAAQDDVARQCVAADGSTDRLCNPKARVTFGRYRGHDKVIFRRERLSD